One stretch of Glycine soja cultivar W05 chromosome 7, ASM419377v2, whole genome shotgun sequence DNA includes these proteins:
- the LOC114418818 gene encoding 1-aminocyclopropane-1-carboxylate oxidase homolog 12-like, which yields MGTTTDLNFDYVLSQRKAFDETKAGVKGLVDVGVKNVPTFFHHQTEKFEKASNIGNKSHVIPIIDLADIDKDPSKRQGLVDIVKKASETWGFFQVINHDIPLSVLEEMKNGVKRFHEMDTEAKKEFYSRDRSKSFLYNSNFDLYGSQPAINWRDSCRCLLYPDTPKPEELPVVCRDILLEYRKHIMRLGILLLELFSEALSLSPNYLKDMGCADGLLALCHYYPSCPEPDLTMGITMHSDNDFFTVLLQDHIGGLQVRYEDKWIDISPVPGAFVINIGDLLQFITNDRFKSAEHRVLANDVGPRISVACFFSPSAKTSLKLCGPIKELLSEENPPKFRDITFGDYEAYYLAKGLDGTSALTRYRI from the exons ATGGGAACAACAACTGACCTTAACTTTGATTATGTTTTGAGTCAACGCAAAGCATTTGATGAAACAAAAGCTGGTGTGAAAGGGCTTGTTGATGTAGGTGTTAAGAATGTTCCTACCTTCTTCCATCACCAAACTGAGAAGTTTGAGAAGGCCTCAAATATAGGCAACAAAAGCCATGTTATTCCAATCATAGACCTTGCAGATATTGACAAAGATCCAAGTAAGCGCCAAGGGCTTGTTGACATAGTGAAGAAAGCATCTGAAACATGGGGTTTCTTTCAGGTGATCAATCATGATATCCCTTTGAGTGTTCTTGAGGAGATGAAAAATGGGGTAAAAAGGTTTCATGAGATGGATACTGAAGCCAAGAAAGAATTTTATTCGAGAGATAGATCAAAATCCTTTCTGTATAATAGCAATTTTGATCTATACGGCTCACAGCCAGCAATCAATTGGAGGGATTCTTGTAGGTGTTTGTTGTATCCTGATACCCCCAAACCAGAAGAACTTCCTGTAGTTTGCAG AGATATACTGCTGGAATACAGGAAACACATAATGAGACTTGGGATTTTGCTGCTTGAATTGTTTTCAGAAGCTTTGAGTTTGAGTCCAAACTATCTGAAAGATATGGGATGTGCTGATGGGCTATTAGCTCTTTGCCATTATTATCCTTCATGTCCTGAACCAGATTTGACTATGGGAATCACCATGCATTCTGACAATGATTTTTTCACAGTGCTTCTCCAAGATCATATCGGTGGCCTCCAAGTAAGATATGAAGACAAGTGGATTGATATATCCCCTGTACCTGGTGCTTTCGTAATTAATATTGGCGATCTTTTGCAG TTTATAACAAACGATAGATTCAAGAGTGCTGAACACAGAGTGCTTGCAAATGATGTTGGTCCTAGAATATCTGTTGCATGCTTTTTCAGTCCATCTGCCAAGACATCCTTAAAGCTTTGTGGACCTATAAAGGAACTATTATCAGAAGAAAATCCTCCCAAATTTAGGGACATTACATTTGGTGACTATGAAGCCTACTATTTAGCAAAAGGACTCGATGGTACTAGTGCCCTTACACGTTACAGGATTTGA